In the genome of Streptomyces lydicus, the window CTGCTGCCGAGCGGACCAGCGGGCGTCGGCCCTGCCCGAGTCGTTCGGCGGCGTGCACGACCTCTGCAAGGACGTCCGGATCGCGCGCCTGGACACTGAGCGCCAGCAGCGGGCCGAGGTGCGCGGACCATGCCACGCGCGCAGAAGCCGGGGCGGCGGATGCCCCGGACGCCTTTAGCGCCCACAGCCGGATCGCCTCGGGATCCGCGCAGGGAAGCGGGAATCCGACGGGTTGCCGGGCACCGGCTGCCGGGCTCCGCTTCCGTACGGCGGCGGCGAGCGCGGCTGCCAGGGTGGTGTGATAGCACGTGCCGAAGAGGTAGGCGGCGGCCTTGTCGCCCGCGAGGCCGGCCAGGACCTCGGGGCGGTGCACGGGGCTGGGCAAGGCACCGTCCGGCAGCCCGGCACCGGCCAGCGCATTCCAGCCTTCGTACACCAGCGGGCCGGAACCGCGCCCGTCGTCCAATGCGGAGTCGCACAGCAGCAGCTCGGCCAGGAGATCCAGACTGCCCCGGGCGAGGTGGACGCCGAGCAGCACCCGCACGGTCTCGCGCAGCTCGGCCACCGCCTCGCTTCCGCCGAGGAGGTGCCGATGGTGGCCGAAGTCCGTTGCATAGAAAAGGACATGGGTGAAGGCGTAGGTCTCGCTGCCGGTCAGCTGGAGGACGTCCGGGTGCTGGGCCGCGATGCTCTGGCGGTGGAGCGTGCCGATGTCGGGCAGCGGGGCGGGGGCCGTAAAGCCTCCGCGGTCGATGAAGTAGCGCAGCTCGGTCCTTGTGAGCACCGGCTTGTACGGCCGGGTGTGGCCGCCCGTGTCCGCTGCGAGCAGCGCCTCGCCCGCCGCGCGCAACGTGGGCTGCGGGCGGCCGAGCACCTCCAGAAGCGCGACCAGATTGAGGTGATACGGAAAGAACTCGTCACCACGGCGCAGTCCGCGCTCGAAGTCCGCTTCGGAGGCGGCATCTTCGGCGAGGGCGAGCGCGCGGCTCGGCAGAGGTGCGTCCTTGGGCACGACGCCCGATCGGTCCAGCACCCGTACAAGGCCGAGGAGTTCAAGGAGCGGACCTGGCCGGAAGGGGCGGCGGGGCAGGAACTCCTCCCAGCGCCCCGGCGCGAACCATTCCAGGTTCGCTTCGATCCAGCGCAGCGCGCGGGCCAGCACCCGCTCCGCCGCCTCGTCCTCGTCCAGCGGCGTACCGCCGTCCGAGCGGACGTGCGCGGGCAACGGGGGCCAGCTCATCGCCCGCTCCGTACTCTCAGCAGCGCCAGGACCGCCGTCAGGATCCCGCCCAGTGCGCAGAGATCTGCCCACCAAGGCAGCAGGCCGCCGCCGCCCAGCAGGGTCTGGCGGGCCAGGTCGACGGCGTACGTCATGGGGTTGAGGTACATGACCAAGGCCAGCCAGTCCGGCACGTCCTTTGCACTGAAGACCGACCCGGACAGGAACAGCATCGGGAACATGGCCAGTTGGACGGTGGCCTGGAGCGTCTGCACCCGTTTGATGACGGTGGCCAGGCAGAGACCGATGACGCTGAACACGGTGGCGGCGAGCGCGTAGCAGCCGACCGCGGTGGCGAACCGGCCCGCCGTCAGCGCCACCCCCATCAGTGGGGAGAAGGCGAGCATCAGCACGCTCTGCACGGTCACCATCCCCGCACCGGCGACGACCTTGCCCAGTGGCAGGCAGACCCGCGGCACCGGGGCCACGAGGAGTTCGCGCAGTACGCCGTACTCGCGGTCCCAGGCGTAGCTCTGGCCGGAGGCGATACCGATCGAGACGACCTGGATGGCGATGATCCCGGGGAAGACGTACGCGCTGAACGACACCGAACCGACCGAACCGATCATCCCGTCGAAGCCGACGGCGTAGACCAGAACGAAGAAGAGGATCTGCACGGCCTGGCTGGCGAGAACGCCCGGACGTTTGACCTGTCGCAGCAGATCGCGATGGGCGATGACGCCGATGGCGCGCAGGGCAACTCTCAGCCCTCCGTCGCCGGAGACAAGGGCAGATGCAGGGGAAGGGCCGACAGTGGTCGTTACGGTCATGGCGCGCTCACACTCTCCCGCCGCTGTCGCGGCCTGTCCTGGCCGGCCGCCGCCAAGTAGACGTCGTTCATGGACGGGTGGTGTACGGAGACGGTCAGTCCCGGGACGTCCAGGGCCCGGACCACCTCCGCGATCCGGGCCTCGGGTTCGGCGCAGTGCACCGCGACCCCACCCGGCTCTCTCAGCGGTTCGAAGCCCGCGGCGCGCAACTGCCGGGCGGCGGCCTCGTTGTCCGCGCAGGCCACCACGACGCGGGACGAGTCCAGGCTGCTCTTGAGCCGGTCGACGCTGCCCTGCCGGACGACCCGGCCTTGTTGCAGGATGACGATCTCATCGGCGTACTCCGCCTCGTCCATGTAGTGCGTCGCGTAAAGGACGGTGACGCCCAGTTCGTCGCGCAGCCGCAGCAGGTCGGCCCATACGGCGGCGCGCGCGGTCGGGTCTAGGCCGTTGGTGGGCTCGTCGAGGATGATCAGCCCGGGGCGGTGCAGCAGGGCGCGTGCGATCTCCACCCGTCTGGCCAGTCCGCCGGACAGTTCCTCGACCGGCTGACGGCGGCGGTCGGCGAGGTCGAACAGGTCCAGCATCAGTCCGATCCGGGCCCGGGCGTCCGCCCGCTTCATGCCGAACAGCCGGGCGTGGAACCACAGGTTGCGTTCGACGGAAAGTTCCTTGTCCAGGGTGCGTTCCTGGAAGACCAGCCCGAGGCGGCGGCGTGCGGCCATCGGCGCCTCGCGGACGTCGTGGCCGAAGATCCGGACCGTCCCCGCGTCGGGCCGCGCGGCCGTCGACAGCACGCCCAGCAGGCTGGACTTTCCGGCGCCGTTGGGGCCGAGCAGCGCGGTGATACGGCCCTGCGGGGAGCTGATCGACACGCCGTGGACGGCGGTCACCTTTCCGTAGCGCACTACGAGGTCGGCCATGTCGAAGGCTGGTGTTTCGGACATGCTGATTTCCTTCACCGGCTCATGGCTCACGTCAGCCCCAAAGTGCGGTCCCAGGGCAGTGGTCCGTCGCCGACGGGCAGGAGCGAGAGGGCGACGCCCGCGGCGCCCTCGAGCATGCCCGCGGTGTTCACGGCGCGGTGGGGGACCGGCGAGTGGGCGGCGGCAGGGAAGCGCATGAGGTGACGGAACCCGAAGGGCGCCTCCTCATCGGCGCACGCCAGCACCTTGCCGGTCAGGCGTCGGCATCCGGCATGCAGTTCGGTGTCGTCGACGGCCTGCGCCACCCGGGCCACGATGCGCAGCAGGCCGGCGTAGCCGTGGCACACGGTGGCGCCTTCGATCGCCCCACAGCGACTCGTCGCGGCGCAGCGCGGCACGCAGCGCGTCGACGGCGGCGGTGCGCCAGTCCGGCCGGTCCATGACCGTCCCGGCGCGGAACAGAGCGGCGGCGACGCCCGGGGTGCCGTAGCACCAGGCGGTACGGGTGAAGAGCTCGTGCGGGCGCCGCGGCGCCACCTCCTCGTCCCAGCCCGCCCGGGCGGGCCAGTACGGTCCCGCCTCGTCGCGCAGCGTCCAGCTCAGCAGCCAGTCGGCGATGCGGTGGATGGCGTCGCGCATGCCCGGCATCCCGTGTCCGGCCTCGTACGCCCTGCAGAGCACCGCGAGCGGTCCGGCGATGCCGTGCGCCATCCCGAGATTGAAGTCCCCGCGCGGGTAGGTCTCGCGGTCCCGTTCGCTGACGTGGAGTTCGGCCGGCACCCACCAGCCGGGGACCTCGTGGCCGTCGACCCGGATCGGTGCGGTGACATCGATGAGGTGGTGGAGAGACGCGGTGAGGGCCGACTCGACGGTGGGACCGGCCTCGTCCGCGTCGGCCACCGAGTCCAGGAGCAGGCGGGTCGTGCCCGACAGCCCGTTGATCAGGTCGTACGCGGCCCAGTCGACGCCGGTGCCACCGTCCTGGGCACGGGCGCGGAAGACGCGCAGCCGTTCGGTCTGGTCCTCGGCGACCCAGGTGGCCAGCCCCCGGCGCAGCGCACCGTAGTGCCCTTCGGGACCGGCGCACGTCTGGGCGGCGGCGAGCAGCGCGGCCGGGCCGGAGAACAGGCCCCGGCTGGGCGCGGAGTTCATGACACGCCCGGCGGCCGCGAGGTGGCGGTGGGCGACCGGTCGCCAGGCGTCGTCGGTGCGGGCCAGTTCCCCGAAGAGGAGGGCGGTGCCCGGAAGGCCGTTGGCGAGCGTCAGAGGGCCCCACATCACCGCGTCGTAGATGGGGTCGCGATTGTCGTCGCGGGAGGCAACGGCGGCGATGTACTCGGGGTCGGCGAGCCGCTCGGCGACCAGAGAGACGGCCCTCTTCCGGACGGACAGCGGTGGAGTTCATGACTGGTGCCTCCGGCGGTTGAGGTGGTCCTGTACGGCGCCGCGGGCGATGCCGAGCACGGTCAGCTCGCGGGCACTGGAACCACCGAAGAGGCGGTTGCAGACCATGTGCAGCAGACTGCCGACGACCCGCCCCTCGGGTGTGTCTCCGGAATCCCGTACGCACGTGGCAAGTTGCCGTACGGCCTCGTCGCGCGGGCGTAGCGCGTCGAGGACGCGGGCGCCGGCCGGGTCCTCGACGAGGACGGGCCAGCCGCCGTAGGGGTCGACGAGGCGGCGCCACTGTGCGGGCCGGGCACGGAACGCCGCGGGCAGGTCGCGGCGCGCGCCGGTCATGGACAGCCAGGCCGCGGCGCCGTCGTCACCACAGTCCTCGGTGCCCCGTACGTTGCCGGGCGCCGGCGGTCCGAAGGCGCTGGCCAGCGCGGCGCAGGAGACAACGGCGAGGTCGTCGACGTCGTAGTCGTTGGCAGGGTCCTTGGCCACGCGCAGCAGTTCGATGACGGCTTCACTGTCGTACCGGAAGACGTCCTCGGCCAGCCGCTGGGCGGCGGGGCCGCCGTAGCGCTCGGTTTCCGGGTCGTACTGGGCGAGGGTGTGGCTGCGCAGCAACCCTTCGCGCTGCCACCGCTGGAGCAGCGCGCCGGCCGCGGGAGCGACCTTGCCCCACAGCTCCTTCGGGCTGTCGCCGTGCAGCCGCAGCCGCAGGTGGTGGCCGCCGTCGTCGGTGTAGCGGATGAAGAACCAGCCGTCCGCGCCCTTCTGCCCCGCCAGGTCGGACCAGTTCGGGGATGTGGTCGCGCAGCAGGTCGTCCTGGGTGCGGGCGGAGCCGTGCAGTTTGAGGTAGAGCCACTCGCCGCCAGGCCGTGGACGGTGCGTCCGGGCTGGCGGTGTCCGGCGTACGGGCGGCGGCGGGGCGTATCAGTCTCCCGGCGGGTCAGCGGGACAACCAGCTCGAAGGTGTGCCCGGCGAGCGGGCTGTCCAGCCAGTCCTCGTATTCGCCGGGGACTTCTTGGGCGATCAGGTCGGAGTGGCGCAGCACTTGGTCGAGCAGCAGCTCGCGGTGCCACGTGTTCCCGAGGTCGAGCAGCAGCCGCTGGTCGGCAGTGACGGCGAGTATCCGGGGCGGTACGTCCCAGGCGGCCCGCCAGTCGCCGATCGCGCGGTCCCAGTCGGCGACGCGGGCATCGTCACTCCTCGCTCGCAGCTCTTCGGCTCGCGCGCGAATCCCGTCCAACCGCCAGACGGCGGAGGCCAGTACGAAGTGTCCGTACCGCACCCGCGGCACGAAGGGAGAGTCGGCGAGCGGCCCCCAGTTCCACGGCTCCCACAGCCGCTGGCCCTCCAGCCCGATCTCCCACAGCAGCCGGACGGCGTTGGGTGCCTGGGCCGGTGCGCTGACCATGTTGCCGGAGCACGGGCACGATTTCGCGGCCGGTGGGCAGGTGGACGGCGGTCAGCCCGGTCCAGAGTGGCACCGACGCCGATGTCGCACAGGTGCAGTTCCTTGATACCGGCGACCTCGGGGACGCCGACGCTGATGCGGCTGCCGGTGGCCGGGGTGGTGTGCGCGAGGTTGGCGGCCCGGCCCGAGCGCGTCCTGAAGGCGAGATCGACGGGGACGGCGTCCTGGATGTGCACCGGGTTGTCACCGTGCAGTGCGGCGAACTCCGTCCGCCAGCCGGGATGCAGGTCGGCGAACCGGGCGAAGGTGGACCCCGGCCCGGTGCGAGCCGGGCGAAGGTGAGAGGAAGACGTGGAATTCGCCGTCGTCCAGCGCCTCCACCGAGGGGGCGACGACCTGCACCGTCACCTCGCAGGAGTTGGGGCAAGTCCGCGCGGTCGGCGCTGTCGTGGCACAGCTCGT includes:
- a CDS encoding DUF6895 family protein; its protein translation is MSWPPLPAHVRSDGGTPLDEDEAAERVLARALRWIEANLEWFAPGRWEEFLPRRPFRPGPLLELLGLVRVLDRSGVVPKDAPLPSRALALAEDAASEADFERGLRRGDEFFPYHLNLVALLEVLGRPQPTLRAAGEALLAADTGGHTRPYKPVLTRTELRYFIDRGGFTAPAPLPDIGTLHRQSIAAQHPDVLQLTGSETYAFTHVLFYATDFGHHRHLLGGSEAVAELRETVRVLLGVHLARGSLDLLAELLLCDSALDDGRGSGPLVYEGWNALAGAGLPDGALPSPVHRPEVLAGLAGDKAAAYLFGTCYHTTLAAALAAAVRKRSPAAGARQPVGFPLPCADPEAIRLWALKASGASAAPASARVAWSAHLGPLLALSVQARDPDVLAEVVHAAERLGQGRRPLVRSAAALLAAWQPTHPTLQ
- a CDS encoding ABC transporter permease: MTVTTTVGPSPASALVSGDGGLRVALRAIGVIAHRDLLRQVKRPGVLASQAVQILFFVLVYAVGFDGMIGSVGSVSFSAYVFPGIIAIQVVSIGIASGQSYAWDREYGVLRELLVAPVPRVCLPLGKVVAGAGMVTVQSVLMLAFSPLMGVALTAGRFATAVGCYALAATVFSVIGLCLATVIKRVQTLQATVQLAMFPMLFLSGSVFSAKDVPDWLALVMYLNPMTYAVDLARQTLLGGGGLLPWWADLCALGGILTAVLALLRVRSGR
- a CDS encoding ABC transporter ATP-binding protein, with the protein product MSETPAFDMADLVVRYGKVTAVHGVSISSPQGRITALLGPNGAGKSSLLGVLSTAARPDAGTVRIFGHDVREAPMAARRRLGLVFQERTLDKELSVERNLWFHARLFGMKRADARARIGLMLDLFDLADRRRQPVEELSGGLARRVEIARALLHRPGLIILDEPTNGLDPTARAAVWADLLRLRDELGVTVLYATHYMDEAEYADEIVILQQGRVVRQGSVDRLKSSLDSSRVVVACADNEAAARQLRAAGFEPLREPGGVAVHCAEPEARIAEVVRALDVPGLTVSVHHPSMNDVYLAAAGQDRPRQRRESVSAP
- a CDS encoding lanthionine synthetase C family protein, coding for MWGPLTLANGLPGTALLFGELARTDDAWRPVAHRHLAAAGRVMNSAPSRGLFSGPAALLAAAQTCAGPEGHYGALRRGLATWVAEDQTERLRVFRARAQDGGTGVDWAAYDLINGLSGTTRLLLDSVADADEAGPTVESALTASLHHLIDVTAPIRVDGHEVPGWWVPAELHVSERDRETYPRGDFNLGMAHGIAGPLAVLCRAYEAGHGMPGMRDAIHRIADWLLSWTLRDEAGPYWPARAGWDEEVAPRRPHELFTRTAWCYGTPGVAAALFRAGTVMDRPDWRTAAVDALRAALRRDESLWGDRRRHRVPRLRRPAAHRGPGGAGRRRHRTACRMPTPDRQGAGVRR
- a CDS encoding thiopeptide-type bacteriocin biosynthesis protein, whose amino-acid sequence is MVSAPAQAPNAVRLLWEIGLEGQRLWEPWNWGPLADSPFVPRVRYGHFVLASAVWRLDGIRARAEELRARSDDARVADWDRAIGDWRAAWDVPPRILAVTADQRLLLDLGNTWHRELLLDQVLRHSDLIAQEVPGEYEDWLDSPLAGHTFELVVPLTRRETDTPRRRPYAGHRQPGRTVHGLAASGSTSNCTAPPAPRTTCCATTSPNWSDLAGQKGADGWFFIRYTDDGGHHLRLRLHGDSPKELWGKVAPAAGALLQRWQREGLLRSHTLAQYDPETERYGGPAAQRLAEDVFRYDSEAVIELLRVAKDPANDYDVDDLAVVSCAALASAFGPPAPGNVRGTEDCGDDGAAAWLSMTGARRDLPAAFRARPAQWRRLVDPYGGWPVLVEDPAGARVLDALRPRDEAVRQLATCVRDSGDTPEGRVVGSLLHMVCNRLFGGSSARELTVLGIARGAVQDHLNRRRHQS